A segment of the Nitrospinota bacterium genome:
AAACAGGTTCAATTGGTCAATGCTCTGTAACTCGTTCAGGCTCATGATGGTATTCATCCCCCTATCATGAACAGCTTTCAGACTCATTTCATGTTGGAATCACGTCCCCCCTTCAGACTCATTCCATATTGGAAAAGGCTGATGGTGGACATCGACCACTTCAAACTGTATAACGACCACTACGGCCATCAAGGGGGGGACGATTGTCTCCGGCAAGTTGCCGCCATCATCGGCCGGGTGGCCCGCCGGCCGGCCGATATCGCGGCCCGCTATGGCGGCGAGGAGTTTGTGCTGGTGTTGCCGGAAACCCCGCTGGAAGGGGCGGTGAAAATAGCGGAAGAGGTGGCCGCCGGCGTGCATGCCTTGCGGACGCCGCACGCCAAATCGCCGGTTTCCCCATATGTAACATTGAGCATGGGTGTCGCCAGCATGGTGCCGAACCGGGAAACGGAGATGAAAAAGCTGGTCGAGCGGGCCGACCAGGCGCTGTATGCGGCGAAGCGCCAGGGGCGCAACCGGGTGAAGGCGGCTGAAGAGTAGGCGTGCGGGGGTGGATATGGGAAACGGGGAACGGATCATTGTCAAGGTCGACGCCGACCTTAAAGAACTGACGCCGGGCTTTTTGCAAGCCCGGCATGAAGATGTGGCGGGGATTGCCGCCGCGCTGGAGACGGGGGATTGGGGCGTCGTGTATGTTTTGGGGCATAGCATGAAGGGTTCCGGCGGAGGATACGGGTTCGACGAGATCACCGCCATCGGCGCCGTCATCGAAACCGCCGCAAAGGCGAAGGACGCCGCGGCGGTGAAAGCCGGAGCCGCCCGGCTGGCGGATTACCTGGGCCGCATAGACATACAATACGCCTGATCTCCGGCGTGGAGCGTTATCGTGATGGGGAGGCCATGGAAAAACTGAAAGTATTGATCGCCGAAGACGAACCGTTAATGCACAATCTCTTCCGTCTGGGGCTTAACCCCGAACTGTACGACCTCAAATTCGCGGTGAACGGGAAAGAGGCGTTCGAGGAGTGGGAGCGGTGGCATCCCGACGTGGTGATGCTGGATATCATGATGCCGGTCATGTCCGGTTACGTCGTGCTCAAGGATATCCGCCGCATCGAGGAGGGGAGCGGGCACAGCACGCCGGTGATCGTCACCACCGCGCTTGGCGGCAAAGGCGACGTGATGGACTGCGTGAAGCTGGGCGTGCAGGGGTATCTGGTGAAGCCGATAAATTATAACGAGCTGGCCCAAAAGATAGAAAGCTGCGTCAACCGCGTATAGCGGTCCGGTTTGAAATTGCCCTCATCGTTGTGCGCGGATTTTGTCATTCTGAGCCTTGGGCGAAGAATCCCTTTCCGGAAAGAGATGCTTCGCTGCGCTCAGCATGACAAAACCTTTGACTTAGATACAAGAAAGATGCGGCGTTTTCACGTATAGTCTGGCATCGGTTCCGCGCGGTGGTTATAATACCGGCATGGCAAACGAATCCGCGAAAATGAAAGTGCTCCTGGTCGACGACTCCAAATCGGTTATCGAGCTTTACAAGCTTGGTTTGAGCGACGATCTGTATGAAAAGAAAATCGCCATGAACGGCCGTGACGCCCTGGAAATTTACGAAAGCTGGAATCCCGACATGATCGTCCTCGACATCGTCATGCCGGAGGTGACCGGCTTCACGGCGCTCAAGCAGATACGCAGATTGGAAAAGACAAACGGCCGCCATACCGCCATCGTGATGGCGACCGCCCTGTCCGACAAGGGCGACATCGTCGACTGCGCGCGGATCGGCATTCAGGGGTACATCATAAAACCGTTCAAGCACTCCGAAATAGCCTCCCGCCTGGAAGGGTATTACGCCGCGTTCCAGAAAACCCCCAAGCAA
Coding sequences within it:
- a CDS encoding response regulator, which produces MEKLKVLIAEDEPLMHNLFRLGLNPELYDLKFAVNGKEAFEEWERWHPDVVMLDIMMPVMSGYVVLKDIRRIEEGSGHSTPVIVTTALGGKGDVMDCVKLGVQGYLVKPINYNELAQKIESCVNRV
- a CDS encoding GGDEF domain-containing protein → MNSFQTHFMLESRPPFRLIPYWKRLMVDIDHFKLYNDHYGHQGGDDCLRQVAAIIGRVARRPADIAARYGGEEFVLVLPETPLEGAVKIAEEVAAGVHALRTPHAKSPVSPYVTLSMGVASMVPNRETEMKKLVERADQALYAAKRQGRNRVKAAEE
- a CDS encoding response regulator, with protein sequence MANESAKMKVLLVDDSKSVIELYKLGLSDDLYEKKIAMNGRDALEIYESWNPDMIVLDIVMPEVTGFTALKQIRRLEKTNGRHTAIVMATALSDKGDIVDCARIGIQGYIIKPFKHSEIASRLEGYYAAFQKTPKQ
- a CDS encoding Hpt domain-containing protein encodes the protein MGNGERIIVKVDADLKELTPGFLQARHEDVAGIAAALETGDWGVVYVLGHSMKGSGGGYGFDEITAIGAVIETAAKAKDAAAVKAGAARLADYLGRIDIQYA